In Levilactobacillus brevis, a single genomic region encodes these proteins:
- a CDS encoding LysR family transcriptional regulator, with protein MEIRVLRYFVEVARQSSITRAAEALHVSQPTLSKQLKDLENELGKKLFQRSNYGITLTDAGILMRKRAEDILSMVDKTSAEFQTMTDLTGGDVYIGCAESQLIGQLTTTIKEFRHQYPGLRFHLMSGETKTVTEKLDQGLVDFAIIVEPPDLEHYTYLEVPGEDTWGLVMRRDDPLAQKQTITVADLADQAIICSEQSIHTDIPRWAGDQTADLNWIGTTNLFFNGSVCVRNGLGVLLTFKGLCDTSATSDLTFRPLAPQLTTKMYVIWKKYQVFTPIAERFIKQLQTDFSTETTVHK; from the coding sequence ATGGAAATTCGGGTACTCCGTTACTTTGTGGAAGTCGCTAGGCAGTCCAGTATTACGCGAGCTGCCGAGGCCTTACACGTCTCTCAGCCTACGCTATCCAAGCAACTCAAGGATTTGGAAAATGAACTGGGGAAGAAGTTATTTCAACGCAGTAATTACGGGATTACGCTGACTGATGCCGGGATTCTCATGCGTAAGCGGGCGGAAGATATTCTGTCCATGGTCGATAAGACCAGCGCGGAATTTCAGACGATGACGGACCTTACCGGCGGTGACGTTTACATTGGGTGTGCCGAGTCGCAACTCATTGGGCAGTTGACCACGACCATCAAGGAGTTTCGGCACCAGTATCCCGGCCTACGATTTCATTTAATGAGTGGGGAGACCAAGACGGTGACGGAGAAATTGGACCAGGGACTAGTCGACTTCGCGATTATCGTGGAGCCGCCGGACTTGGAGCACTACACGTATCTGGAGGTTCCGGGAGAAGATACCTGGGGGCTGGTGATGCGCCGCGATGATCCGTTGGCCCAAAAACAGACGATTACGGTGGCCGATTTAGCGGATCAGGCTATCATTTGTTCGGAACAGTCAATTCACACCGATATTCCACGGTGGGCTGGCGACCAGACGGCCGATCTGAATTGGATAGGGACAACCAATCTTTTCTTTAATGGATCGGTCTGTGTCCGCAACGGCTTGGGTGTCTTGCTGACATTCAAGGGGCTCTGCGATACCAGCGCCACGAGTGACCTGACCTTTCGTCCGCTGGCCCCACAGCTGACTACGAAGATGTACGTGATTTGGAAGAAATATCAGGTGTTTACGCCGATTGCTGAACGTTTCATCAAGCAACTTCAGACGGATTTCTCCACGGAGACGACTGTTCACAAGTAG
- a CDS encoding YigZ family protein, producing the protein METDYLTIQATGQHAIEIKKSRFITDIARVTTEDEAKAFLAAVSDREAKATHHCWAYVLGEHDEIQRESDNGEPSGTAGVPILTVLQRNQLHNVIAVVTRYFGGIKLGAGGLIRAYSNATSTAIEAVGVVKRVRQQEIAITVDYPNFDRLTHYLTEEKIIVRDTTYTEQVTVTIAVDLTAVDTIRTAITNLLSDRLTMKTGDVIYNEVPVEINASHRTDA; encoded by the coding sequence ATGGAAACCGACTATTTAACCATTCAAGCGACCGGCCAACACGCCATCGAAATTAAAAAATCACGCTTCATCACCGACATCGCCCGCGTAACTACCGAAGACGAAGCCAAGGCCTTCCTTGCCGCGGTGAGTGACCGGGAAGCTAAGGCGACCCATCACTGCTGGGCGTACGTTCTCGGGGAACACGACGAGATTCAACGAGAGAGCGATAACGGCGAGCCCTCGGGAACGGCCGGCGTCCCCATTCTTACGGTGCTCCAGCGTAACCAACTCCACAACGTTATCGCTGTGGTCACCCGTTATTTTGGCGGCATTAAGCTGGGGGCCGGTGGCCTAATCCGGGCCTATAGCAATGCCACCTCCACCGCTATCGAAGCCGTGGGCGTGGTCAAACGCGTTCGCCAGCAAGAGATCGCTATTACCGTGGATTACCCCAACTTTGATCGGCTCACGCACTACCTCACTGAGGAAAAGATTATCGTCCGTGACACGACCTACACCGAACAAGTCACCGTGACGATTGCCGTCGACCTGACAGCCGTGGACACCATCCGCACGGCTATCACGAATCTTCTCAGTGACCGGCTGACCATGAAGACTGGCGACGTCATTTACAACGAGGTTCCGGTCGAAATCAACGCTAGCCACCGCACGGACGCCTAA
- a CDS encoding DEAD/DEAH box helicase family protein translates to MNELSEFFGRRLPAQPGNAQLGPGELAIQRESQRYRCQRCRQWIATTDRLPNGDWYCRHCLQMGRLTSQTKLYTIPEPNRFVIPTTPVLTWTGTLSDDQQRAAQAVCRLVQQQQNQLLWAVTGAGKTEIVYPALAWALAQGWRVAWVSPRVDVCLELAPRIRQAFQTTSQCLLYGEQSVPYTYSQLTVCTTHQLLRFERAFDWIIVDEVDAFPLATSPLLQTAITRAEKVSGRHLYLTATPGESLQRQIRRHEVATTYLPLRYHGFLLPRLQVRLAWRWRTLLEKSRLPAALVRQLLAYQQVGQRFLLFVPHVRDLDAVMAALIHAKIKGGVSVHATDEQRTDKVQALRERRVAFLVTTTILERGVTFPNIAVVILGGDDAIFSTAALVQIAGRAGRHADFPRGEVTCYVQSQTRVVRRAQRMIDQLNRQGKRRGGRWPA, encoded by the coding sequence ATGAATGAGTTGTCAGAATTCTTTGGTCGGCGCTTGCCGGCTCAACCAGGAAACGCCCAGTTGGGCCCCGGTGAGCTGGCTATCCAACGGGAGAGTCAGCGTTACCGGTGCCAGCGTTGTCGTCAGTGGATTGCCACCACGGATCGGCTACCCAACGGCGATTGGTACTGCCGGCACTGTTTACAAATGGGCCGGTTGACCTCACAGACTAAATTATACACTATTCCGGAGCCTAACCGGTTCGTAATCCCGACGACACCGGTGCTGACCTGGACCGGGACGCTCAGTGACGACCAGCAACGCGCGGCCCAGGCGGTTTGCAGGTTGGTCCAGCAACAACAGAATCAGTTGCTATGGGCGGTCACCGGTGCCGGTAAGACCGAGATTGTTTATCCGGCGTTGGCGTGGGCCTTGGCACAGGGCTGGCGAGTGGCCTGGGTCTCGCCGCGGGTTGACGTCTGCTTGGAGTTGGCACCGCGGATTCGCCAGGCCTTTCAGACGACCAGTCAATGTCTCTTGTATGGCGAGCAGTCGGTGCCCTATACGTATAGTCAGTTGACGGTCTGTACGACCCACCAATTGTTACGGTTCGAGCGGGCTTTCGATTGGATTATCGTGGACGAAGTGGATGCCTTTCCCTTAGCGACCAGTCCGTTGCTGCAGACGGCCATCACGCGTGCCGAGAAAGTTTCCGGTCGCCACCTTTATTTAACAGCGACACCCGGTGAATCCTTACAGCGTCAGATTAGACGGCACGAGGTTGCGACAACGTACTTACCGTTGCGCTATCACGGTTTCTTACTGCCACGGCTACAAGTGAGATTGGCATGGCGGTGGCGGACTCTTCTGGAGAAGTCCCGGTTGCCGGCGGCGTTGGTACGACAATTACTGGCCTATCAGCAGGTGGGGCAACGTTTTCTGCTGTTCGTTCCGCACGTGCGTGATCTAGACGCCGTGATGGCCGCATTGATACATGCCAAAATTAAAGGCGGGGTCAGCGTACACGCAACCGATGAGCAGCGTACGGACAAGGTGCAAGCGCTGCGCGAACGTCGGGTGGCCTTTCTCGTGACCACTACGATTTTAGAGCGTGGCGTGACCTTTCCTAACATTGCCGTGGTCATCTTAGGCGGAGACGATGCCATCTTTTCCACGGCAGCCCTGGTACAGATTGCCGGTCGGGCAGGGCGGCACGCGGACTTTCCCCGTGGTGAAGTCACCTGCTACGTCCAGAGTCAGACACGGGTGGTGCGTCGCGCCCAGCGTATGATTGATCAACTGAATCGGCAGGGGAAGCGCCGGGGCGGGCGGTGGCCAGCATGA
- a CDS encoding ComF family protein, protein MTRCVWCQQRFQPSVALRDLLSWRPLPVPPLCPRCQDRFVPITAQHCPDCGRQQEQAVRCHDCERWGMESLQNRALFRYDVGMKAYMQQYKFQGDYALRKALQAPLQRALAQQDYDILVPIPIDQQTWLTRGFNQVTGWLRGQPYHQALVVKATHKAQPQSAKTRAQRLLTPQPFQLDPRVAPILVNQRVLLLDDVYTTGRTLRHAAAQIYLGGAKAVTSLTLAR, encoded by the coding sequence ATGACCCGCTGTGTCTGGTGTCAACAGCGCTTCCAACCCAGCGTCGCGCTACGGGATCTTTTGAGCTGGCGACCGTTGCCAGTACCGCCACTTTGCCCACGTTGTCAGGACCGATTCGTCCCCATTACGGCCCAGCATTGTCCGGACTGCGGCCGCCAACAGGAGCAGGCCGTTCGCTGCCACGACTGTGAACGCTGGGGGATGGAAAGCCTACAGAATCGAGCACTCTTTCGCTATGATGTGGGGATGAAGGCCTACATGCAACAGTATAAATTTCAGGGGGATTACGCGTTGCGTAAGGCCCTTCAGGCGCCACTCCAGCGGGCACTGGCTCAGCAGGATTATGATATTTTAGTCCCCATTCCTATCGATCAACAGACGTGGCTGACGCGAGGCTTCAATCAGGTCACGGGGTGGCTGCGGGGCCAACCTTATCACCAAGCACTGGTGGTGAAGGCCACGCACAAGGCTCAGCCGCAATCGGCCAAGACCCGGGCCCAACGGTTGCTCACACCACAGCCATTTCAACTGGATCCACGAGTGGCGCCAATCCTAGTTAATCAACGGGTTTTGCTATTAGATGACGTCTACACCACGGGGCGGACTTTGCGGCACGCCGCCGCGCAAATTTATTTGGGTGGCGCGAAAGCGGTTACTAGCCTGACTTTAGCGCGTTGA
- the raiA gene encoding ribosome-associated translation inhibitor RaiA, producing MLTFNIRGENIEVTDAIRDYVEKRISKLEKYFDNKVEAIAHVNLKVYQNKTAKVEVTIPLPYLTLRAEETSPDLYASVDLVTDKLERQIRKFKTKVNRKSREKGYKNLDFAPEATEPDPAESKELEVVRTKRVSLKPMDNEEAVLQMDMLGHDFFIYEDAETNGISIVYRRNDGRYGLIEADDQ from the coding sequence ATGCTCACATTTAATATTCGTGGTGAAAACATCGAAGTTACTGACGCAATACGGGATTACGTTGAAAAGCGTATCAGCAAGTTGGAGAAATATTTCGACAACAAAGTTGAGGCAATTGCGCATGTCAACCTGAAGGTCTACCAAAACAAGACGGCGAAGGTTGAAGTAACAATCCCACTCCCATACTTGACATTACGGGCAGAGGAAACTTCTCCGGACTTATATGCAAGTGTTGATTTGGTTACCGATAAGCTGGAACGGCAAATTCGCAAGTTCAAGACCAAAGTTAACCGTAAGTCCCGGGAGAAGGGCTACAAGAATCTCGACTTCGCACCGGAAGCTACGGAACCAGATCCAGCTGAAAGTAAGGAGTTAGAGGTTGTTCGGACCAAGCGCGTTTCGCTGAAGCCAATGGATAATGAAGAGGCTGTTCTGCAAATGGACATGTTAGGCCACGACTTCTTTATCTACGAAGATGCTGAAACGAACGGCATTAGCATTGTGTACCGTCGTAACGACGGCCGCTATGGTTTGATCGAAGCCGACGACCAATAA
- the secA gene encoding preprotein translocase subunit SecA, with protein sequence MANILKRWVESDRRTLRRLSKLADQVGAYADEYAKLSDEDLQAKTPELKQRYQDGETLDDLLPEAFAAVREGAKRVLGLYPFHVQIMGGIVLHEGNIAEMKTGEGKTLTATMPVYLNALAGEGVHVVTVNEYLSARDATEMGELYNWMGLTVGLNSAEKSPEEKREAYKADITYSTNGEIGFDYLRDNMVVYKEDMVQRPLNFAIVDEVDSILIDEARTPLIISGQSEGTSALYQRVDRFAKTLHEKEDFKIDLESKTVALTDVGIEKAEKYFNLKNLYDTDNTALTHHMDQALRANFIMLRDKDYVVQDGEVLIVDSFTGRVMEGRRYSDGLHQAIEAKEGVEIQEETKTMANITYQNLFRMYKKLAGMTGTAKTEVEEFREIYNMDVISVPTNKPVVRVDEPDLLYPTLESKFDAVVKEIKMLHAKGQPMLIGTVAVETSEYISQRLDQENIPHVVLNAKNHAKEADIIQNAGQRGAVTIATNMAGRGTDIKLGPGVVEIGGLAVIGTERHESRRIDNQLRGRSGRQGDPGMTQFYLSLEDDLMRRFGSERVKSFLERMNVDGEDAVIRSRMITKQVESAQKRVEGNNYDSRKNVLQYDDVMRQQRDVIYGERNQVINQDKSLKWVLMPMIKRTVDRVVNLHTQGDQSDWDLDTLLDFGISAMVSPDKISLSDLQGKSADEIKAFFMGLAEDVYQEKQKQLYDPAQMLEFEKVVLLRCVDSHWTDHIDTMDQLRQSIGLRGYGQLNPLVEYQQEGFRMFGEMISDIDYDATRLFMKSEIRQNITR encoded by the coding sequence ATGGCAAATATTTTAAAACGATGGGTCGAAAGTGATCGACGGACTTTACGACGCCTCAGTAAATTAGCGGATCAAGTCGGCGCTTACGCTGATGAATACGCAAAGCTTTCGGATGAAGATCTGCAAGCAAAAACGCCTGAATTGAAGCAACGCTATCAGGATGGCGAAACTTTGGACGACTTACTGCCTGAGGCTTTTGCTGCTGTCCGTGAAGGCGCTAAGCGGGTCCTTGGCCTTTACCCATTCCACGTGCAAATTATGGGAGGAATTGTGCTTCATGAAGGTAACATTGCCGAAATGAAGACCGGTGAAGGGAAGACCTTGACCGCCACAATGCCCGTTTACCTGAACGCCTTAGCCGGCGAAGGGGTTCACGTGGTTACGGTTAACGAATACTTATCCGCACGTGATGCCACTGAAATGGGTGAGTTGTACAACTGGATGGGCTTGACCGTCGGGTTAAACTCCGCCGAAAAGTCACCAGAAGAGAAGCGTGAAGCCTACAAGGCTGATATCACGTACTCGACCAACGGGGAAATCGGGTTCGATTACCTGCGGGATAACATGGTGGTATACAAAGAAGATATGGTCCAACGGCCATTGAACTTTGCGATTGTCGATGAAGTTGACTCCATCTTAATTGATGAAGCGCGGACCCCATTGATTATTTCTGGTCAGTCTGAAGGGACGAGTGCGCTCTATCAACGGGTGGACCGGTTCGCAAAGACGTTGCACGAAAAGGAAGACTTTAAGATCGACCTTGAATCTAAGACGGTGGCGCTGACCGACGTCGGGATTGAAAAGGCTGAAAAATACTTCAACTTAAAGAACTTATACGACACGGACAACACCGCGTTAACCCACCATATGGACCAGGCCTTACGGGCTAACTTCATCATGTTGCGGGATAAAGACTACGTGGTTCAAGATGGTGAAGTCTTGATCGTTGATTCCTTTACTGGACGGGTGATGGAAGGTCGTCGGTACTCCGATGGTCTGCACCAAGCCATCGAAGCCAAGGAAGGCGTTGAGATTCAAGAAGAAACTAAGACTATGGCCAACATCACGTACCAAAACTTATTCCGGATGTACAAGAAACTTGCCGGGATGACTGGGACGGCCAAGACCGAAGTTGAAGAATTCCGGGAAATCTACAACATGGACGTTATCTCCGTGCCAACCAACAAACCGGTGGTCCGGGTCGATGAACCTGACCTGTTGTACCCAACCTTGGAATCCAAGTTCGATGCCGTGGTTAAAGAAATTAAGATGTTACACGCAAAGGGTCAACCGATGTTAATCGGGACCGTGGCCGTTGAAACGTCCGAATATATTTCACAACGGTTGGACCAAGAAAACATTCCGCACGTGGTCTTGAACGCTAAGAACCATGCCAAGGAAGCTGACATTATTCAAAATGCCGGCCAACGGGGCGCGGTAACGATTGCGACCAACATGGCCGGGCGGGGGACCGATATTAAATTGGGACCCGGCGTGGTTGAAATTGGTGGTTTAGCCGTTATCGGGACTGAACGACACGAGTCACGGCGGATTGATAACCAGCTTCGTGGACGTTCCGGTCGGCAAGGTGACCCTGGTATGACCCAGTTCTACCTGTCTTTGGAAGATGACTTGATGCGCCGGTTCGGTTCCGAACGGGTCAAGAGCTTCCTGGAACGGATGAACGTGGATGGTGAGGACGCCGTTATTCGGAGTCGGATGATCACCAAGCAAGTTGAATCCGCGCAGAAACGGGTTGAAGGGAACAACTACGACTCCCGGAAGAACGTGCTGCAATATGATGATGTTATGCGGCAACAGCGTGACGTGATCTATGGCGAACGGAACCAAGTGATCAACCAGGATAAGTCCCTCAAGTGGGTCTTAATGCCGATGATCAAGCGGACCGTCGACCGGGTGGTTAACTTGCATACGCAAGGTGACCAATCCGATTGGGACCTAGATACGTTACTGGACTTCGGGATTTCCGCAATGGTTTCACCAGACAAGATTAGCCTAAGCGATCTGCAAGGCAAGTCGGCTGATGAAATCAAGGCCTTCTTCATGGGCTTAGCCGAAGATGTCTACCAAGAAAAGCAGAAGCAACTCTACGATCCAGCACAGATGTTGGAATTCGAAAAGGTTGTGCTGTTACGTTGTGTGGACTCTCACTGGACCGACCACATCGACACCATGGACCAATTGCGTCAATCAATTGGACTACGGGGTTATGGTCAGTTGAACCCATTAGTTGAATATCAACAAGAAGGATTCCGGATGTTCGGTGAAATGATCTCTGACATCGATTACGATGCCACTCGTCTATTCATGAAGTCAGAAATTCGACAAAATATTACCCGTTAG